The sequence CGATCGTGCTCTCTCAGGAGATCACGGACATCGAAACCGAGCAGTCGCGGATCGACGCCTCCATCGAGTTCCGGCGGCGGGCGGAGAGCCTCGCGGAGGTCGAGGGCAGCCCGAGCCAGCCGGCGGCGTTCCTGGAGGTGATCCTCTACTCGATCTACCGGGAGGCGCGCGCGCTCCAGCGGACGGCGGACCACTGCGACGACGAGGAGTGTCGCGAGCAGATCGACGCGCTCACCGACGAGATCGTCGACGAGGCCCGGAACGCCGCGGAGACGCTGGACGGCGCGCGGTTCGGTACGTTCAACGTGCTCTCGGCGGGGCTGCACTATGACTACTCCTGGCAGCTCAACACCGCCAGGCGGATCCGCAACCGCTACGAGGACGAACTGGACGACCGGACGACCGACGCGCTACAGGAACTCATCGACACGCTGAAATTCTTCGCCACCGGCCGGGAGTACTTCCAGTCGCTGTACTACAAGCGGGAGGTCGCCCGGCTGTCGAGCAACCTCCTGTACGTCTCCCTGCCGGTCGTCGTCTTCATCTCCTACCTGTTGCTGGCGCTGAACACCGGTATCATCCCGATCTTCCGGGTCGGCCCGCTCACGTCGCTCCCGTTGTTCATCATGTTCGCGTACACGGTCTCGATCGCGCCGTACGTGGTGCTGACCGCCTACGTCGTCCGTGTCGCGGCGATCACGCTGAAGACGCTGGCGGCCGGTCCGTTCCTCGTCCGCCAGCCGAAACACGACGACATCGTCGAGCTGCAGGTCGAGATCGAACCGGACTCGTGGGACGAACAGGTCGACGACGAACGGGACGAGGACACCGACGCCGGTTCCGGCCGTGACACCGACGCCGGCCTCGACCGTGACACCGACGCCGGCCTCGACCGTGACACCGACGCCGGCCCCGACCGTGACACCGACGACACGGGCGGCCGCCCGGAGCCCGACGACGACGGCGTCGAGCCGGCGAGTGCGGACGACGACGGGCGACACGCCGCCGACGGCGGCGCCGAGAACCGGTCCGAGACGTGACGCCGGCGCGGCCGGGTGGAGACGCCGCCCGGGAATCCGATAGATCGGGCGGAACACACCGATCTGACCGGCAAAAGCCCCTTTCGTGAGCGTCCCCAACACGTCGTATGGCCGTGTACGACATCGTCCTCCTGGTGGTGAGCGTCGCGATCCTCGGGGCCGTCGTTCTGCCGCGCGTCTTCGCCGACAAGCCGATGTCGTTCCCGCTCATCTACGTCCTCGCGGGGGCGGCGATCTTCTCGCTCCCGCTGGGGATCCCGACGCCGGACCCGGTCGAGTCACCGGCGCTGACCGAACACCTGACGGAACTGGTGGTCATCATCGCGCTGATGGGCGCGGGGTTGAAACTCGACAGGCCGTTCGACTGGCGGGCGTGGGAACCGACCTGGCGGCTGCTCGGGATCACGATGCCGCTGACGATATTCGCGGTCGCCGGGCTGGGCTGGGCGGTGCTGGACCTCCACCCGGCGACCGCCGTCCTGATGGGCGCGGTGGTCGCGCCGACCGACCCGGTGCTGGCCTCGACCGTCGAGGCGACGCCGCCGACCGCCGAGACCGACGCCGAGATCGACCCGAACGACCAGGAGGGGGAGATCCGGTTCGCGCTCACCTCGGAGGCCGGGCTCAACGACGGGCTCGCGTTCCCGTTCACCTACCTGGCGATCGTCATGGCGGGCGCGAGCCTCGGAGCGACCGGGGAGGCGGGGAGCGCCGAGGCCGCGCTCGGGTCGGTGTGGCCGTGGCTCTCCGAGTGGTTCGGCTTCTACGTCGTCTACAAGATGGCCGTCGGGGTCGTCGGCGGCGTCGTCGTCGGGTACGTCATCGCGCGGTTCATCTTCGGGCGCCCGTCGAGCACCGACCTCGCCCGGGTCATGGAGGGCGCGGAGGCGCTGGCGGCGACGCTTCTGGCCTACGCGGCGACTGAACTCGTCGCCGGCTACGGGTTCATCGCGGTGTTCGTCGCGGCGCTCGTGCTCCGCCACTACGAGTGGGAACACGAGTACTACCAGAAGCTCCACGACTTCGCGGTGCTGGTCGAGCGCCTGCTGATGGCCGCCGTGCTCGTCCTGTTCGGCGGGACCCTCGTCGGCGGGCTCCTCCAGGCGCTGACGGTCGAGCACGTCTTGATCGGGCTGGCGCTGCTGCTCGTCATCCGCCCGCTGGCGGGCGTTATCGGAATGGTGGGGTCCGACTCGCTGTGGCAGGAACGGGCCGTCATCTCCGCCTACGGCGTCCGGGGGATCGGCTCCTTCTTCTACCTCGCGTACGCCCTGAACACCGCGTCGTTCGCCGAGACCGAGATCGTCGTGGCCGCAGAGGAGCTGTGGGCGTTCCTCGGGTTCGTCGTCGTCGCGTCGCTGACGCTCCACGGGGTCTCGGCGGCCCCGGTAATGAACTCTATCGACGAGTGGCGCACCGAGCACAAGGAGGGGTTCACGGAGCCGGAGGAGGCCGATTGACGCGCTGGCCAGGGGCGTTCGGTCGCTGCGAGGCCGCTCCCGGGCCGCTTGCGATGGCCTGCCGTGCGGTTTCCCGCGGGACCGTCCAAAGGCGGTCACATGACCGCAGTCAAGATCGTCAAAGTGCTCGGGACCTCCGAGGAGTCGTGGCCGAACGCGGCCGAGGAGGCCGTCGCGCAGGCCAGCCGGACCATCGACGACATCCGGGGCGTCGAGGTCGAGGACTGGACGGCGAACGTCGAGGACGGCGACGTGACCGAGTACCGCGCGACCGTCGAGGTGGCGTTCCCGGTCCACGAGGACAGGCAACCCTCCGGGTGACCGCCCGCCGCGACTCGCAGTGAACCCCCGCCGCGGCCGACGCTGGCGGCCCGCAGGGCTGTCGACGGCACGGCGCGGACGGGGGAGCAAGGACCACCGAGACAGATGCACACGACAGCTACCTGATAGACCGATGAGTTCCGAGACCGAACTGGCGGCGACCGAGGGGGCGAGCGAACGGACAGCCGACGAGGTCGAACGGCTGATCGGGGACCGCGCGGTCGGCCGCGACGACCACGTGAACGCGCCGGGGTTCGTCGTCCGCCCGGACGAGGTGCAGTCGGTCCTGTTCGACCTTCGCGACGAGGCCGGCTACGACCACCTCAGCTGCGTCACCGCCCAGGAGTACCAGGACCGCTACGAGACCATCTACCACCTCACGAGCTACGACGAGCGGACCGACGAGGTGGACATCGTCGTCCCGTCGCCGAAGGACGACCCGCGCAACGAGTCGGCCGCGCCCGTCTACAGCACCGCCGGCTGGCACGAGCGGGAGGCCTACGACCTCGTCGGCATCGAGTACGAGGGCCACCCCGACCTGCGGCGGATCCTCCTGCCGGAGACCTGGCAGGGCCACCCGCTGTCGATGGACTACGACCAGACGCAGTCGCAGGTGGTCCCGTTCAACGAACACCAGCCGATCCAGTCGGCGACCACCTCGCCGGAGTCGACGGACGACGAGTGGGAGGCCGACCCCGGGACGATGTTCATCAACATCGGACCCCACCACCCGGCGACCCACGGCGTCCTCCACCTCAAGACCGTCCTCGACGGCGAGCAGGTCGACGACGTGGACCCCGACATCGGCTACCTCCACCGCTGCGAGGAGCAGATGTGCGAGCAGGGCACCTACCGCCACAAGATTATCCCCTACTCCGACCGGTGGGATTATACCGCGAACATGCCCAACGAGTGGGCGGTCGCCCGCGCCATCGAGAGCCTCGCCGACATCGAGGTGCCGGAGTACGCGCAGGTCCTGCGGACGATGGCCGCGGAACTGGGCCGGATGATGGGCCACTTCCTCGCGGTCGCGACGTTCTCGCTGGACATCAACGGCGACTTCACCGCCGCGTTCCAGTACGCCTTCCGCGACCGGGAGATCATCCAGAACATCCTCGAAGATCTCACCGGCCAGCGGATGATGTTCTACTACTTCCGCGTCGGCGGCGTCGCCTGGGACCTGCCCGAGCCCCGCGAGGACTTTTTCGAGAAGATCCGCGAGTTCACCGACGAACTCCCCCGGCGGGTCGCGGAGTACCACGACCTGCTGTCGAACAACGAGATCTTCCAGCTGCGGACCGTCGACACGGGCGTCCTCGGGCCGGAGGTCGCGAAGTCCTACGGCGCGACGGGCCCGGTCGCCCGCGGGTCGGGCGTCGACTACGACCTCCGCCGGGACGACCCCTACGGCTACTACCCCGAGCTCGACTGGGACGTGGCCGTCCAGGACGGCTGCGACAACTACGCGCGGGTGCTCGTCCGCCTCCAGGAGGTCGAGGAGTCGGCCCGCATCGTCGAGCAGTGTCTCGACCTGCTGGCCGACTGGCCCGACGACGAGCGGACCATCCAGGCGAACGTCCCGCGGACGCTCCGACCCGATCCCGACGCCGAGGTCTACCGCGCCGTCGAGTCCGCCAAGGGCGAGATGGGCGTCTACATCCGCAGCGACGGTACCGACTCGCCGGCCCGGTTCAAGATCCGCAGCCCCTGTTTCCACAACCTCGCGACGCTCCCCGAGATGGCCGAGGGCGAACTCGTCCCCGACCTGGTGGCCGCCGTCGGCAGCCTCGACATCGTCCTCGGGAGCGTCGACCGCTGACTGGCCCGAAGGTGCGGTC comes from Halosimplex halophilum and encodes:
- a CDS encoding NADH-quinone oxidoreductase subunit D, with the translated sequence MSSETELAATEGASERTADEVERLIGDRAVGRDDHVNAPGFVVRPDEVQSVLFDLRDEAGYDHLSCVTAQEYQDRYETIYHLTSYDERTDEVDIVVPSPKDDPRNESAAPVYSTAGWHEREAYDLVGIEYEGHPDLRRILLPETWQGHPLSMDYDQTQSQVVPFNEHQPIQSATTSPESTDDEWEADPGTMFINIGPHHPATHGVLHLKTVLDGEQVDDVDPDIGYLHRCEEQMCEQGTYRHKIIPYSDRWDYTANMPNEWAVARAIESLADIEVPEYAQVLRTMAAELGRMMGHFLAVATFSLDINGDFTAAFQYAFRDREIIQNILEDLTGQRMMFYYFRVGGVAWDLPEPREDFFEKIREFTDELPRRVAEYHDLLSNNEIFQLRTVDTGVLGPEVAKSYGATGPVARGSGVDYDLRRDDPYGYYPELDWDVAVQDGCDNYARVLVRLQEVEESARIVEQCLDLLADWPDDERTIQANVPRTLRPDPDAEVYRAVESAKGEMGVYIRSDGTDSPARFKIRSPCFHNLATLPEMAEGELVPDLVAAVGSLDIVLGSVDR
- a CDS encoding dodecin family protein: MTAVKIVKVLGTSEESWPNAAEEAVAQASRTIDDIRGVEVEDWTANVEDGDVTEYRATVEVAFPVHEDRQPSG
- a CDS encoding cation:proton antiporter produces the protein MAVYDIVLLVVSVAILGAVVLPRVFADKPMSFPLIYVLAGAAIFSLPLGIPTPDPVESPALTEHLTELVVIIALMGAGLKLDRPFDWRAWEPTWRLLGITMPLTIFAVAGLGWAVLDLHPATAVLMGAVVAPTDPVLASTVEATPPTAETDAEIDPNDQEGEIRFALTSEAGLNDGLAFPFTYLAIVMAGASLGATGEAGSAEAALGSVWPWLSEWFGFYVVYKMAVGVVGGVVVGYVIARFIFGRPSSTDLARVMEGAEALAATLLAYAATELVAGYGFIAVFVAALVLRHYEWEHEYYQKLHDFAVLVERLLMAAVLVLFGGTLVGGLLQALTVEHVLIGLALLLVIRPLAGVIGMVGSDSLWQERAVISAYGVRGIGSFFYLAYALNTASFAETEIVVAAEELWAFLGFVVVASLTLHGVSAAPVMNSIDEWRTEHKEGFTEPEEAD